In a single window of the Nicotiana tomentosiformis chromosome 8, ASM39032v3, whole genome shotgun sequence genome:
- the LOC104103862 gene encoding uncharacterized protein codes for MVDNNFTESFNSWILEAKGKPILKMLEDIRIKVMNKLREKEEEARTWGGEFSPNCMKLYAAYLKVANLCTVHFNGETGYEVSEGDDRNRVNLVEKKCTYRSWQLTGIPCPHSIRALKYKREDPMTEISWWHSKEAYLMTYRAKLMPVRGEKFWKVLPEHAMDPPPLAKTVGKPKVKRNREKDEANKRQGDWAASRRGARMTCNICGELDHNSRTCKVGAEGNIEDVSCPAPQPTQEGKYESEFVFMPTPRVPRHQTEPFGDGSEHESDPALMPKIISEDQIRLLIRQQ; via the exons ATGGTGGACAATAATTTTACAGAGTCCTTCAACTCTTGGATCTTAGAAGCAAAAGGCAAGCCTATCTTGAAGATGCTTGAGGATATTAGAATCAAGGTCATGAACAAGTTGAGAGAGAAGGAAGAAGAAGCTAGAACATGGGGAGGTGAATTTAGTCCTAACTGCATGAAGTTGTATGCTGCTTATTTAAAGGTAGCCAACTTATGTACTGTTCATTTCAATGGTGAGACTGGCTATGAGGTTTCTGAGGGTGATGATAGAAATAGAGTGAACCTAGTGGAGAAAAAATGCACTTATAGATCTTGGCAGTTGACTGGCATCCCATGCCCTCATTCCATCAGGGCACTAAAATACAAGAGAGAGGATCCAATGACTGAAATTAGTTGGTGGCACAGCAAGGAAGCTTACCTGATGACATATAGGGCCAAGTTGATGCCTGTTAGAGGTGAAAAGTTCTGGAAAGTATTACCAGAACATGCTATGGACCCTCCTCCACTTGCCAAAACTGTTGGAAAGCCAAAAGTCAAAAGAAATAGGGAGAAGGATGAGGCTAACAAGAGACAAGGAGATTGGGCTGCATCAAGAAGGGGAGCTAGAATGACATGCAACATTTGTGGTGAACTGGACCATAATTCAAGGACATGCAAG GTTGGTGCTGAAGGAAATATTGAGGATGTTAGTTGTCCAGCCCCTCAACCAACACAAGAAGGTAAATATGAAAGTGAATTTGTGTTCATGCCTACACCAAGAGTACCAAGACACCAAACAGAACCCTTTGGTGATGGTAGTGAGCATGAAAGTGACCCTGCTTTAATGCCTAAGATTATTTCTGAAGATCAAATACGACTACTGATAAGGCAACAATAA